The following proteins are encoded in a genomic region of Streptomyces lunaelactis:
- a CDS encoding peptidase: MSYQKRTALALAAAVAGSVVLMAAPAAHASVVDVDYQCQTPIGPKGAVSPIDIKAVKSGSNYQLTMSFQKGVSSSPVELGKGAMKPSALIKLGGVGEGTVAVSGPANAEAVPANTPIKINDLTGTYTPKKSGKVTFTAGVLTIKALGTTTTCTPKNNPGPSLELDVTAAGGGGSDGGNSQPTPSGGELPRTGPLDSALALGTLGGTVLLAGAAGVLWLTRRGQRAAS; the protein is encoded by the coding sequence GTGTCGTACCAGAAGCGGACAGCTCTCGCGCTGGCAGCAGCGGTGGCGGGCTCGGTGGTGCTGATGGCCGCCCCTGCCGCGCATGCCAGTGTCGTGGACGTCGACTACCAGTGTCAGACGCCGATCGGGCCCAAGGGCGCGGTCTCGCCGATCGACATCAAGGCGGTCAAGAGTGGCAGCAACTACCAGCTGACCATGTCCTTCCAGAAGGGAGTCTCCTCCAGCCCGGTGGAGCTCGGCAAGGGCGCGATGAAGCCGAGCGCGCTGATCAAACTGGGCGGCGTGGGCGAGGGCACGGTCGCGGTCTCCGGGCCGGCGAACGCGGAGGCGGTCCCGGCCAACACCCCCATCAAGATCAATGACTTGACGGGGACGTACACCCCCAAGAAGAGCGGGAAGGTCACCTTCACCGCCGGGGTGCTGACGATCAAGGCGCTCGGTACGACGACGACGTGCACGCCCAAGAACAACCCCGGGCCCTCGCTGGAACTGGACGTCACGGCGGCGGGCGGCGGCGGTTCCGACGGCGGTAACTCGCAGCCCACCCCCTCCGGCGGCGAACTCCCCAGGACGGGCCCCCTCGACTCGGCCCTCGCGCTCGGCACGCTCGGCGGGACGGTCCTGCTGGCCGGTGCGGCGGGAGTCCTGTGGCTGACCCGGCGCGGGCAGCGGGCAGCGAGCTGA
- a CDS encoding polysaccharide deacetylase family protein, whose protein sequence is MRGGPETMPRIPVLLYHAVMDDPPDWIAEFAVTPKEFGAQLDAIVASGRTPVTISALVDHFAGRGPLPLRPVVLTFDDGFADLPGPTAEALAARALPATAYLTTGAITPGRRSLLPPAPMMTLAQVPRLEQYGMEVGAHTVTHPQLDTLPAGALRRELTESKAVLEDVVGHEVTHLAYPHGYNSRGVRKAVARAGYASAVAVRHALSSETDEAYRIARLILRRGHTVADIEAWMDGRGAPVAPFPDSLPTMGWRLCRRIRAAVKGPVFAG, encoded by the coding sequence ATGAGAGGCGGCCCCGAGACGATGCCCCGGATTCCCGTACTGCTCTATCACGCGGTGATGGACGACCCGCCCGACTGGATCGCCGAATTCGCCGTGACGCCCAAGGAGTTCGGCGCGCAGTTGGACGCGATCGTGGCGAGCGGTCGCACCCCGGTCACGATCAGCGCGCTCGTGGACCACTTCGCGGGCCGCGGCCCGCTGCCGCTGCGGCCCGTCGTCCTCACCTTCGACGACGGCTTCGCCGATCTGCCCGGACCCACCGCCGAGGCGCTCGCCGCCCGCGCACTGCCGGCCACCGCGTATCTCACCACCGGGGCCATCACGCCGGGCCGGCGCAGTCTGCTGCCGCCCGCGCCGATGATGACCCTCGCCCAGGTGCCCCGGCTGGAGCAGTACGGCATGGAGGTGGGGGCCCACACGGTCACCCACCCCCAGCTGGACACCCTGCCCGCCGGTGCGCTGAGACGTGAACTGACCGAGTCCAAGGCGGTGCTGGAGGATGTCGTGGGCCATGAGGTGACGCATCTCGCCTATCCGCACGGTTACAACAGCCGGGGCGTACGCAAGGCGGTCGCCCGCGCGGGCTATGCCTCGGCGGTCGCCGTCCGGCACGCACTGAGTTCGGAGACGGACGAGGCGTACCGCATCGCCCGTCTCATCCTGCGCCGCGGTCACACGGTCGCGGACATCGAGGCGTGGATGGACGGGCGGGGCGCGCCGGTCGCGCCGTTCCCCGACTCGCTGCCGACGATGGGGTGGAGGCTCTGCCGGCGGATCCGGGCGGCGGTGAAGGGCCCGGTCTTCGCGGGATAG
- a CDS encoding DegT/DnrJ/EryC1/StrS family aminotransferase translates to MQRRLGRESLYVPSCRLGLYVALRHWCPPGGRVLMSPVNDDVIFFVVLAAGLRPVQAPLKAEDGSIDMAAVPASVWNGLSAVLTTNLYGNPDPAAELRARCDQLDIPLLEDAAHAIGSEVAGRPVGSFGDASVFSLSKHTGAKTGGFLTIADPALRAALERARDELLQPARLSAEIAYGLRPYAEAGVRGLRLVPAARATQRLLGLQEREDIRMELRPDELKQAMTAAPAPGQGLDDFGSWVRVDMHDYRLRPGGLRLRRTQRLLSRLEGRLAAHRAGTERLSATRWALPRPGPVQPLFRVPLLVADRDAAIAALARRRITVGYLYDPPLDAYAGEVFTDPSPAPGPAAWFARHALPVDPLIAGQVISVLTELGAQPARPPTAADAAEPSAQGEPGV, encoded by the coding sequence ATGCAACGCCGCCTGGGCAGGGAAAGCCTGTATGTGCCGTCATGCCGTCTCGGGCTCTATGTGGCGCTGCGCCACTGGTGCCCGCCCGGCGGACGCGTACTGATGTCGCCGGTCAACGACGACGTGATCTTCTTCGTGGTGCTCGCCGCGGGACTGCGCCCCGTACAGGCGCCGCTCAAGGCCGAGGACGGCTCCATCGACATGGCGGCCGTCCCCGCGTCCGTATGGAACGGGCTGTCCGCCGTGCTCACCACCAATCTGTACGGAAATCCCGATCCGGCCGCCGAACTGCGCGCCCGCTGCGACCAGTTGGACATCCCGCTGCTCGAGGACGCGGCCCACGCCATCGGCAGCGAGGTCGCGGGACGGCCGGTGGGGAGCTTCGGCGACGCGTCCGTCTTCAGCCTCTCCAAGCACACCGGGGCCAAGACCGGCGGATTCCTCACGATCGCCGACCCGGCGCTGAGGGCGGCCCTGGAGCGGGCACGGGACGAGCTTCTTCAGCCGGCCCGGCTCTCGGCGGAGATCGCGTACGGCCTGAGACCGTACGCCGAGGCCGGGGTCCGGGGACTGCGGCTCGTGCCCGCGGCCCGCGCCACCCAGCGGCTGCTCGGTCTCCAGGAGCGCGAGGACATCCGGATGGAGCTGCGGCCGGACGAGCTGAAGCAGGCGATGACGGCCGCGCCCGCGCCAGGACAGGGCCTGGACGACTTCGGGTCCTGGGTACGGGTGGACATGCACGACTACCGGCTCAGACCCGGCGGGCTGCGGCTGCGGCGTACCCAGCGGCTGCTGTCCCGCCTGGAGGGACGGCTCGCCGCGCACCGCGCCGGCACCGAGCGGCTGTCGGCCACCCGGTGGGCGCTGCCGCGGCCCGGACCCGTACAGCCGCTGTTCCGGGTGCCGCTGCTGGTCGCCGACCGCGACGCCGCCATCGCCGCGCTCGCACGCCGCCGGATCACCGTCGGCTATCTCTACGACCCGCCGCTCGACGCGTACGCGGGCGAGGTCTTCACCGACCCGTCGCCCGCTCCCGGACCGGCCGCCTGGTTCGCCCGGCACGCGCTGCCCGTCGACCCGCTCATCGCCGGACAGGTGATATCCGTCCTCACCGAACTGGGCGCACAGCCGGCCCGGCCACCGACGGCCGCCGACGCCGCGGAACCGTCCGCGCAGGGCGAGCCCGGTGTCTGA
- a CDS encoding STAS domain-containing protein, which produces MDRATVGSANRGRLQVEVRTEGSSEIVKPAGELDHHTAELLRAPLGEALEQGRVRLVIDCSQLEFCDSTGLNVLLGARLKAEAAGGGVHLAGMLPVVARVFEITGAEAVFTVHDSVEAALSD; this is translated from the coding sequence ATGGACCGCGCGACGGTCGGCAGCGCGAACCGGGGCCGGCTTCAGGTCGAGGTTCGGACCGAGGGCTCCAGCGAGATTGTGAAACCGGCGGGTGAGTTGGATCACCACACCGCCGAATTGCTGCGCGCGCCCCTGGGTGAGGCACTGGAGCAGGGCCGGGTACGGCTTGTCATCGACTGTTCACAGCTCGAGTTCTGTGACTCCACCGGACTCAATGTGCTGCTCGGTGCCCGGCTGAAGGCCGAGGCGGCCGGGGGAGGGGTCCATTTGGCCGGGATGCTGCCCGTCGTGGCCAGGGTCTTCGAGATCACGGGAGCGGAAGCGGTCTTCACCGTGCACGACTCCGTCGAAGCGGCGCTCTCCGACTGA
- a CDS encoding RNA polymerase sigma factor SigF: MSPRLDDSRTPTAPSALSIRAPEPSENLEALEGLEGLPDIPPFSEVGPLDARALSKTLFGRLESLEEGTHEHAYVRNTLVELNLALVKFAASRFRSRSEPMEDIIQVGTIGLIKAIDRFELSRGVEFPTFAMPTIVGEIKRFFRDTSWSVRVPRRLQELRLDLAKAGDELAQQLDRAPTVGELADRLDLSKDEVVEGMAASNAYTASSLDAQPEEDETEGALADRIGYEDHGLEGIEYVESLKPLIASLLPRDRKILSLRFVANMTQSEIGEELGISQMHVSRLLSRTLVGLRKGLTLEE, translated from the coding sequence ATGTCACCCCGGCTCGACGATTCGCGTACCCCCACCGCGCCGTCGGCACTGTCCATCCGTGCTCCCGAACCGTCCGAGAACCTGGAAGCCCTCGAAGGGCTGGAAGGCCTCCCGGACATCCCACCCTTCAGTGAGGTGGGGCCGCTGGACGCGCGAGCCCTGTCGAAGACACTCTTCGGGCGCCTCGAATCGCTCGAGGAAGGCACGCACGAGCACGCGTACGTCCGCAACACGCTCGTCGAACTCAACCTGGCGCTGGTCAAGTTCGCCGCCTCCCGGTTCCGCTCCCGCAGCGAACCGATGGAGGACATCATCCAGGTCGGCACGATCGGCCTCATCAAGGCGATCGACCGGTTCGAACTCAGCCGCGGCGTGGAGTTCCCGACCTTCGCGATGCCGACCATCGTCGGCGAGATCAAGCGGTTCTTCCGCGACACGAGCTGGTCGGTGCGGGTACCGCGCCGCCTCCAGGAACTGCGGCTCGACCTCGCGAAGGCCGGCGACGAACTCGCCCAGCAGCTCGACCGCGCACCCACCGTCGGTGAGCTGGCCGACCGCCTCGACCTCAGCAAGGACGAGGTCGTCGAGGGCATGGCCGCGAGCAACGCGTACACCGCGAGCTCGCTGGACGCCCAGCCCGAGGAGGACGAGACCGAGGGCGCGCTCGCGGACCGTATCGGCTACGAGGACCACGGACTCGAGGGCATCGAGTACGTCGAGTCGCTGAAGCCGCTGATCGCAAGCCTTCTGCCACGGGACCGTAAAATCCTCTCCCTGCGATTCGTCGCCAACATGACGCAGTCGGAGATCGGCGAGGAGCTCGGGATATCGCAGATGCATGTCTCCCGGCTGCTGTCCCGCACGCTGGTCGGGCTCAGGAAGGGCCTGACGCTCGAGGAGTAG
- a CDS encoding COG1470 family protein: MRSVLPRLGPVRGLTATVAAFAALLLPPAARAADDPAWTAEPVAGGGRPYIYMEGVPGTVLEDKLSVTNRGARPLTVQLRAADAYNTEGGALAVRGARGSKATGTWITLATARVTVPPRTRAEVPFSVTLPAGAPPGDHPAAVMAASGGREAGVRIHLRVSGPTLAALTVEDVSVSGGSIHYALVNRGNTALTPRVSFRADGLLGEALRRAPRTPAVELLPGRRVSLAEKWANPPLLDAVNVHVRATAQGAAPSEATTSTTFVPWPTVVAVAAAMVAVAATATWLLRRRRHSPNHSEPPDTPEEPDRDRHLARSGA; this comes from the coding sequence GTGCGATCTGTGCTGCCGCGGCTCGGCCCCGTCCGGGGGCTGACCGCCACCGTCGCCGCCTTCGCCGCGCTGCTCCTTCCTCCTGCCGCGCGGGCGGCGGACGATCCGGCGTGGACGGCGGAGCCGGTGGCCGGCGGCGGCAGACCGTACATCTATATGGAGGGCGTGCCCGGCACGGTCCTGGAGGACAAGCTGTCCGTCACGAACCGGGGCGCTCGGCCGCTCACGGTCCAGCTCCGCGCGGCCGACGCGTACAACACCGAGGGCGGCGCACTCGCGGTGCGCGGCGCTCGCGGGTCCAAGGCGACGGGCACCTGGATCACGCTCGCCACGGCCCGTGTGACGGTCCCGCCCCGCACCCGTGCGGAGGTCCCCTTCTCGGTCACGCTCCCGGCGGGCGCGCCCCCCGGCGACCACCCGGCGGCAGTCATGGCGGCGTCCGGCGGCCGGGAGGCGGGCGTACGGATCCATCTGCGGGTGAGCGGCCCGACGCTGGCGGCGCTCACGGTCGAGGACGTATCGGTCTCGGGCGGGTCCATCCACTACGCCCTGGTGAACCGGGGCAACACGGCCCTGACCCCACGGGTCTCGTTCCGCGCGGACGGCCTCCTCGGCGAGGCACTGCGCCGCGCACCCCGGACGCCGGCCGTGGAGCTGCTCCCCGGCCGGCGCGTGTCGCTGGCGGAGAAGTGGGCGAACCCGCCACTGCTGGACGCGGTGAACGTCCATGTCCGGGCCACGGCCCAGGGCGCCGCGCCGAGCGAGGCCACGACATCGACGACGTTCGTGCCGTGGCCGACGGTGGTGGCTGTGGCTGCGGCGATGGTGGCGGTGGCCGCCACGGCAACGTGGCTCCTCCGTCGCCGCCGCCACTCCCCGAACCACTCCGAGCCCCCCGACACCCCCGAAGAGCCCGACAGGGACCGGCACTTGGCGAGGTCAGGAGCATGA
- a CDS encoding ATP-binding protein: MSTTRQQPPGDLGPEPDGAGPDAAPGVPGGAVRSLALRSASGIVPLARDFTRQALYDWGWLPAATADRRAAAEDVLLVVSELVTNACLHAEGPEELRVGCDGKMLRLEVSDRGTGQPAPRTPHRAGRPGGHGMFIVQRLCLDWGVVRVPGAPGKTVWAELAAPF; the protein is encoded by the coding sequence ATGAGCACCACCCGGCAGCAACCGCCGGGCGACCTCGGCCCCGAGCCGGACGGCGCCGGCCCCGACGCTGCCCCCGGGGTACCCGGCGGTGCGGTGCGCAGCCTTGCCCTGCGGAGCGCCAGCGGCATCGTTCCGCTCGCCCGCGACTTCACCCGCCAGGCGCTGTACGACTGGGGCTGGCTGCCCGCCGCCACCGCGGACCGGCGGGCGGCGGCCGAGGACGTGCTGCTGGTCGTCTCCGAACTGGTCACCAACGCGTGTCTGCACGCCGAGGGCCCGGAAGAGCTGAGAGTGGGCTGCGACGGGAAAATGCTGCGCCTGGAGGTCTCGGACCGGGGCACCGGCCAGCCCGCCCCGCGCACCCCGCACCGCGCCGGGCGGCCCGGCGGACACGGGATGTTCATCGTCCAGCGGCTCTGCCTGGACTGGGGAGTTGTACGAGTCCCCGGCGCGCCGGGCAAGACGGTCTGGGCGGAGCTCGCCGCACCGTTCTAG
- a CDS encoding lipopolysaccharide biosynthesis protein — protein sequence MSDTTRLRKPSGPDAAGPAPEASGVNGANGAGAGADGGAVTATGGGDSMFRNAYALMLSTGVSAALGLGFWLVAARYYTEQAVGEGSAAIAAMRLLASVTATTMIGAVVRYVPRAGRATGPLVWRAYAVSSLVVCVAAVAFLFTLDLWGPSYAPLGGLTAGILFTASCVGWALLTLQDGVLTGLRKAVWVPVGNAVFSIGKLLLLVVFATALPVLGIFVSWAAAIALSVLPLGWVIFRRLIPRQAAADVDREPLRMRDIGRFLAGDSVGSLFSLAMINLLPVMVAVRFDAAHNGFFYIAYTVGGTMEFMAINMASSLTAHASHSPESLAGGVRGALRRMTVLLVPVVVFLIVFAPQILAPFGEDYAAHGTMVLRLLAAAALPRVAVELYIGVLRVQGRTGVLALLQGTMCVLVLGSAAMLLGPVGISGAGMAMLVSMTVMAAVSVPGLRAALSGREPRPSWFTALVRRRGPEVEEYGTTWARRAAERREEAAAEYAQEYGTDWARQTSYLRSVHDDTATPAFGFPVYVQDPQESVGASGEPDPGRAAVRSEQALDPGESRLALALWLLLGLAAVLFWAPLFQASDITMDQLSGTQLLRALPPVTLTAGVLLIVVHSAAVSLLRPRPALLSAGLLVTFAALHSAPAVLGWEPEPVRGAWYESPAGFLASAAGLDSPEPLLRWLPAFCQLLCLVAVLAILRATGLPVAAQWGAVWLLAVCGWALQRPLAPVALPLQLLLSCLALGLWYISRVRGRRRRDARSTSAQN from the coding sequence GTGTCTGACACCACCCGGCTGCGCAAGCCGTCCGGCCCGGATGCCGCTGGACCCGCTCCCGAAGCGAGCGGGGTGAACGGGGCGAACGGGGCAGGCGCCGGGGCGGACGGAGGGGCGGTGACCGCCACCGGCGGCGGCGACTCGATGTTCCGCAACGCCTATGCGCTGATGCTCTCCACCGGCGTCTCCGCAGCGCTGGGCCTCGGCTTCTGGCTGGTCGCCGCCCGCTACTACACCGAGCAGGCGGTCGGCGAGGGTTCCGCCGCCATCGCCGCGATGCGGCTGCTGGCCTCCGTCACCGCGACCACGATGATCGGCGCGGTGGTGCGGTACGTGCCCCGGGCCGGGCGTGCCACCGGACCGCTGGTGTGGCGTGCGTACGCGGTCAGTTCGCTGGTGGTGTGCGTCGCCGCCGTGGCGTTCCTGTTCACGCTCGACCTCTGGGGACCTTCGTACGCACCGCTCGGCGGGCTCACCGCGGGGATCCTCTTCACCGCGTCCTGTGTCGGCTGGGCGCTGCTGACCCTCCAGGACGGGGTGCTGACCGGCCTGCGCAAGGCCGTCTGGGTGCCGGTCGGCAACGCCGTCTTCTCCATCGGCAAGCTGCTGCTGCTCGTCGTCTTCGCCACCGCGCTGCCCGTACTGGGCATCTTCGTCTCGTGGGCCGCGGCCATCGCCCTGTCCGTACTGCCGCTGGGCTGGGTGATCTTCCGCAGGCTGATCCCCCGGCAGGCGGCGGCCGACGTCGACCGCGAGCCGCTCAGGATGCGCGACATCGGGCGCTTCCTCGCCGGTGACTCGGTCGGCTCGCTGTTCTCACTGGCGATGATCAATCTGCTGCCGGTGATGGTCGCGGTCCGCTTCGACGCCGCGCACAACGGCTTCTTCTACATCGCGTACACCGTCGGCGGCACGATGGAGTTCATGGCCATCAACATGGCCTCCTCGCTCACCGCCCACGCCTCGCACAGCCCGGAGAGCCTGGCCGGCGGGGTGCGCGGCGCGCTGCGCCGGATGACCGTGCTGCTGGTGCCGGTCGTGGTGTTCCTCATCGTGTTCGCCCCGCAGATCCTCGCCCCGTTCGGCGAGGACTACGCCGCGCACGGCACCATGGTGCTGCGGCTGCTGGCCGCCGCCGCCCTGCCACGGGTCGCCGTCGAGCTGTACATCGGGGTCCTGCGCGTCCAGGGGCGTACGGGCGTGCTCGCCCTCCTGCAGGGCACGATGTGCGTGCTGGTGCTGGGCAGCGCCGCGATGCTGCTCGGCCCCGTCGGCATCTCCGGGGCGGGCATGGCGATGCTGGTCTCGATGACCGTGATGGCCGCGGTGTCCGTGCCGGGGCTGCGTGCCGCGCTGTCGGGCCGCGAGCCCCGGCCGTCCTGGTTCACCGCGCTGGTGCGGCGCAGGGGTCCGGAGGTGGAGGAGTACGGGACGACGTGGGCGCGGCGGGCCGCCGAGCGTCGCGAGGAGGCGGCGGCGGAGTACGCGCAGGAGTACGGGACGGACTGGGCGCGGCAGACCTCGTATCTGCGCAGTGTGCACGACGACACGGCGACACCGGCGTTCGGTTTCCCCGTCTACGTACAGGATCCGCAGGAGTCGGTGGGGGCGTCCGGCGAGCCGGACCCGGGGCGGGCCGCCGTGCGCTCGGAGCAGGCACTCGACCCGGGCGAGAGCCGCCTTGCCCTCGCGCTGTGGCTGCTGCTCGGGCTCGCGGCCGTGCTGTTCTGGGCGCCGCTGTTCCAGGCCTCGGACATCACCATGGACCAGCTCTCCGGCACCCAGTTGCTGCGGGCGCTGCCGCCGGTCACCCTCACCGCGGGCGTCCTGCTGATCGTCGTCCACAGCGCCGCCGTCTCACTGCTGCGCCCACGCCCCGCCCTGCTCAGCGCCGGACTGCTGGTCACCTTCGCGGCGTTGCACTCCGCGCCCGCGGTGCTCGGCTGGGAACCGGAGCCCGTGCGAGGCGCGTGGTACGAGTCGCCTGCCGGCTTCCTCGCTTCGGCCGCCGGTCTCGACAGCCCCGAGCCGCTGCTCCGCTGGCTGCCCGCATTCTGTCAACTGCTCTGTCTGGTCGCGGTGCTGGCGATTCTCCGGGCTACCGGGCTGCCCGTCGCGGCACAGTGGGGGGCGGTGTGGCTGCTCGCGGTGTGCGGCTGGGCCCTGCAGAGACCTCTCGCGCCCGTCGCGCTCCCGCTCCAACTGCTCCTTTCCTGCCTCGCGTTGGGGCTCTGGTACATCAGCCGCGTCCGTGGACGACGGCGGCGCGATGCGCGATCCACGTCGGCACAGAACTGA
- a CDS encoding glycosyltransferase, whose protein sequence is MRQPAISAAGRAVAAPNQWAGDDPATDLADLPVPDRSRWVVPLRLAAPLVVALALWAYAVAGTDTTALGDFGLVGALPVVFWVALALLTAGFWVCVRDPLRSNWWSLAYTVGLIVMERATQALVYPTPLYAWAWKHDAVIEHLLTAGGLQRGDRLGDMAVYDQWPGFFAAQAALVRLTGVENAAMYMAWWPLVSSLMLLAPLLLIYRTFTQDRRLIWTAVWLFCVANWVGQDYFSPQSLALALYLGVIAIVLRRGGRTQRGIRSRQALWTVLLIPVITAIVISHQLTPVMLVAAIGGLCLMRRYRDWALLVTLLLVFLAWNLTASLPFLRTAVPEMISSFGDVSGNLETGYGSTPTGTGPVIVSWVSRVLSGSVLLLAGIGVLRQRVLRHRARPLLLLAAVPLLMLVANDYGSEMIFRVLLFMLPGACFFAAAALLPPVRPLAADPVGHGAPPPAVGLRFAVLPGVVLLALTAAFVPGYSGKDRLSYFPPQEVALVQQVFDRAPKGSLVVAAHRNYPLAYASYWNVRHYWFLDDAKSHVEEILKDPAGTLARDMAAVEPPGRAYFLLTQGQIANSEMNGMLTADQLRSIETSVAASPLFEQVGHNSAGVIYELKRTEAIDGSAPTAGTGRTS, encoded by the coding sequence ATGCGACAGCCAGCCATCTCAGCCGCCGGGAGAGCCGTGGCCGCCCCCAACCAGTGGGCCGGTGACGACCCCGCGACAGACCTCGCCGACCTGCCCGTACCGGACCGCTCGCGCTGGGTGGTACCGCTGCGCCTGGCCGCGCCGCTGGTCGTGGCGCTCGCCCTGTGGGCGTACGCCGTGGCGGGCACCGACACCACCGCGCTCGGCGACTTCGGCCTGGTCGGGGCACTGCCGGTGGTCTTCTGGGTCGCGCTCGCGCTGCTGACCGCCGGCTTCTGGGTCTGCGTACGGGATCCGCTGCGCAGCAACTGGTGGTCGCTGGCGTACACGGTGGGTCTGATCGTGATGGAGCGCGCCACCCAGGCGCTCGTCTATCCCACGCCGCTGTACGCCTGGGCATGGAAGCACGACGCGGTCATCGAGCATCTGCTCACCGCGGGCGGCCTCCAGCGGGGCGACCGGCTCGGCGACATGGCGGTCTACGACCAGTGGCCCGGGTTCTTCGCCGCGCAGGCCGCGCTGGTGCGGCTCACCGGTGTGGAGAACGCGGCGATGTACATGGCGTGGTGGCCACTGGTCTCCAGTCTGATGCTGCTCGCTCCGCTGCTGCTGATCTACCGCACCTTCACCCAGGACCGCCGGCTGATCTGGACCGCTGTCTGGCTCTTCTGTGTGGCCAACTGGGTGGGGCAGGACTACTTCTCCCCCCAGTCGCTGGCCCTCGCCCTCTATCTCGGCGTGATCGCGATCGTGCTGCGCCGGGGCGGGCGCACCCAACGGGGCATCAGGTCGCGGCAGGCGCTGTGGACCGTACTGCTCATCCCGGTGATCACCGCGATCGTCATCTCCCACCAGCTCACCCCGGTGATGCTGGTGGCGGCCATCGGCGGGCTGTGCCTGATGCGGCGATACCGCGACTGGGCCCTGCTGGTCACGCTGCTGCTGGTGTTCCTGGCGTGGAACCTGACCGCCTCGCTGCCGTTCCTGCGGACGGCGGTCCCCGAGATGATCAGCTCCTTCGGCGATGTGAGCGGCAATCTGGAGACGGGGTACGGGTCGACGCCGACCGGCACCGGACCGGTGATCGTCTCCTGGGTGTCGCGGGTGCTGTCGGGCTCCGTGCTGCTGCTCGCCGGGATCGGTGTGCTGCGCCAACGGGTGCTGCGCCACCGCGCCCGTCCGCTGCTGCTGCTCGCCGCCGTACCGCTGCTGATGCTGGTGGCCAATGACTACGGCAGCGAAATGATCTTCCGGGTGCTGCTCTTCATGCTGCCCGGCGCCTGCTTCTTCGCCGCGGCGGCGCTGCTGCCCCCGGTACGGCCGCTGGCCGCGGATCCCGTCGGCCACGGGGCCCCGCCGCCGGCGGTGGGCCTGCGGTTCGCCGTGCTTCCCGGGGTGGTGCTGCTCGCGCTCACGGCGGCGTTCGTACCCGGCTACTCGGGCAAGGACCGGCTCAGTTACTTCCCTCCGCAGGAGGTCGCGCTGGTCCAGCAGGTCTTCGACCGGGCGCCCAAGGGCTCTCTTGTCGTTGCCGCACATCGCAACTACCCACTCGCGTACGCTTCGTACTGGAATGTGCGGCATTACTGGTTCCTCGACGACGCCAAGAGCCACGTCGAAGAGATTCTGAAGGACCCGGCCGGGACACTCGCCCGGGACATGGCAGCGGTGGAGCCGCCCGGCCGGGCGTACTTCCTGCTCACCCAGGGCCAGATCGCCAACTCCGAGATGAACGGCATGCTCACCGCGGACCAGTTGCGGAGCATCGAGACGTCCGTCGCCGCGTCGCCCCTCTTCGAGCAGGTGGGCCATAACAGCGCGGGCGTCATCTATGAACTGAAGCGCACGGAAGCCATCGACGGCAGCGCGCCGACAGCCGGCACGGGGAGGACATCATGA
- a CDS encoding glycoside hydrolase family 26 protein codes for MSTALIGVLLVGILALQKSSGSEDSALSGPQCRPAELLVPDCGAWFGAYVRHGKPDLEEKVLAYEKRIGRRLDIVYAYHDMSLDGLEGQLLTEQEQRVGKDRMLLLSWESKWWNGTPAQQPSWQGIASGALDKSVIDVQAKRIKEYGKPLFLSFDLEMDTRTPANGTPAEYVAAYRHIHDRFRELGVRNVVWSWVITGYTGHSELFPKLYPGDAYVDWIGYNQYNYYRCHKAKWQSFEQTQTASHDWIRENISDDKPLILSEFGTADDPSRPDAQAEWYAEVPRVVKKLDGVRAVLQWNYRDPGPGCDLALARDESWKSLRKAVSDPYFHQPRP; via the coding sequence ATGTCCACGGCGCTGATCGGCGTGCTGCTCGTGGGCATACTCGCCCTGCAGAAGTCCTCGGGTTCCGAGGACTCCGCCCTCTCGGGTCCGCAGTGCCGGCCCGCCGAACTGCTGGTGCCCGACTGCGGCGCCTGGTTCGGTGCCTATGTACGGCACGGCAAGCCCGACCTCGAAGAGAAGGTCCTCGCCTACGAGAAGCGGATCGGCCGCAGGCTGGACATCGTCTACGCCTACCACGACATGTCCCTGGACGGCTTGGAGGGACAGCTGCTGACCGAGCAGGAACAGCGCGTAGGCAAGGACCGGATGCTGCTGCTGTCCTGGGAAAGCAAATGGTGGAACGGCACCCCGGCGCAGCAGCCGAGCTGGCAGGGCATCGCCTCGGGGGCACTCGACAAGAGCGTGATCGATGTCCAGGCGAAGCGGATCAAGGAGTACGGCAAGCCGCTCTTCCTCTCCTTCGACCTGGAGATGGACACCCGTACGCCCGCCAACGGCACACCTGCCGAGTACGTCGCCGCCTACCGCCACATTCATGACCGGTTCCGCGAACTCGGCGTGCGGAACGTGGTGTGGAGCTGGGTCATCACCGGCTACACGGGCCACAGCGAGCTGTTCCCCAAGCTCTATCCGGGCGACGCGTACGTCGACTGGATCGGCTACAACCAGTACAACTACTACCGCTGCCACAAGGCGAAGTGGCAGAGCTTCGAGCAGACCCAGACGGCCTCGCACGACTGGATCCGCGAGAACATCTCCGACGACAAGCCGCTGATACTCTCGGAGTTCGGCACAGCGGACGATCCGTCCAGGCCCGACGCCCAGGCCGAGTGGTACGCCGAAGTGCCGCGTGTGGTCAAGAAGCTGGACGGTGTACGGGCCGTGCTCCAGTGGAACTACCGGGATCCGGGGCCCGGCTGCGATCTCGCGCTGGCCAGGGACGAATCCTGGAAGAGCCTGCGCAAGGCCGTCTCCGACCCGTACTTCCACCAGCCGCGGCCATGA